From the genome of Vigna angularis cultivar LongXiaoDou No.4 chromosome 11, ASM1680809v1, whole genome shotgun sequence, one region includes:
- the LOC108323417 gene encoding uncharacterized protein LOC108323417, producing MASKLLLITVFVFDLIAFGLAVAAEQRRSTAKIVQDNDVNYNYCVYKSDIATGYGVGAFLFLLVSQVLIMVASRCFCCGKPLSPGGSRACAIVLFIICWVFFIIAEICLLAGSVENAYHTKYRHNIFANKELSCETVRKGVFAAGAAFVFFTAIVSQFYYVNYSSARESFQPYGGGETGVGMGTYK from the exons ATGGCTTCCAAACTCTTACTCATTACTGTCTTCGTTTTTGACTTGATTGCTTTTGGATTGGCCGTGGCTGCTGAGCAGAGAAGAAGCACA GCTAAGATTGTGCAGGACAACGATGTGAACTATAACTACTGTGTCTATAAGTCTGATATAGCTACTGGCTATGGGGTCGGAGCATTTTTGTTCCTCTTGGTTAGTCAAGTCCTGATAATGGTGGCAAGCCGATGCTTCTGTTGTGGGAAGCCTCTAAGCCCAGGAGGCTCAAGGGCTTGTGCAATTGTCCTTTTCATAATCTGCTG GGTGTTTTTCATAATAGCTGAGATCTGCTTGTTAGCTGGATCAGTGGAAAATGCGTACCACACCAAGTATAGGCACAACATTTTTGCGAACAAAGAGCTATCTTGCGAAACAGTTAGGAAGGGAGTGTTTGCTGCTGGTGctgcttttgttttcttcactGCCATTGTTTCTCAATTCTACTATGTCAACTATTCAAGTGCCAGGGAAAGCTTCCAACCTTATGGTGGCGGTGAGACTGGTGTAGGTATGGGAACCTACAAATGA